One Leptolyngbya ohadii IS1 genomic window carries:
- a CDS encoding heavy metal translocating P-type ATPase: protein MAPNQTTSDQTTLDQATLKLRGMSCASCANNIEQAIKSVPGVTECSVNFGAEQASIVYNPQQTDLGEIQDAVSEAGYSSFSLQEQEMVTGEDDAEKVARLAEQRDLTRKVWVGGIISTILAIGGLPAMTGLHIPLIPAWLHNFWLQAVLTAPVLFWCGQQFFVNGWKAFKRHNATMDTLIALGTAAAYFYSLFVTLFPGFLITQGLTPAVYYEVAAIVITLILLGRLFENRAKGQTSEAIRKLMGLQARTARIVRNGKEQEVPINEVLPGDIVAVRPGEKIPVDGEIINGASTIDESMVTGESVPVKKQAGDEVIGATINKTGSFQFRATRVGKDTFLAQIVKLVQEAQGSKAPIQRLADRVTGWFVPVVIAIALLTFLIWFNVMGNLTLAIITTVEVLIIACPCALGLATPTSIMVGTGKGAENGILIKGAESLELAHKIQTIVLDKTGTLTQGKPTVTDFITVNGTANGNEMKLIQLAASLERNSEHPLAEAVVRYAQSQQVELKDVQQFEAVAGSGVEGYVSGHLVQIGTGRWMRELNIETQVLQERKEQLEADGKTAVWLAVDGKMQGVMGIADALKPSSVAAVRALKRLGLQVVMLTGDNQRTAEAIAREVGIVRVLAEVRPDQKAATVQSLQSEGKIVAMVGDGINDAPALAQADVGIAIGTGTDVAIAASDITLISGDLQGIVTAIQLSRATLRNIRQNLFFAFIYNVAGIPIAAGILYPFFGWLLSPVVAGAAMAFSSVSVVSNALRLRNFRPQHIQ from the coding sequence ATGGCACCAAACCAGACGACATCAGACCAGACGACATTAGACCAGGCAACGTTGAAACTACGAGGGATGAGTTGCGCGTCCTGTGCGAACAATATCGAGCAGGCAATCAAATCCGTTCCAGGTGTCACCGAATGCTCTGTTAACTTTGGAGCCGAGCAAGCCAGTATTGTTTATAATCCCCAGCAGACCGATCTGGGAGAAATTCAGGATGCTGTCAGCGAGGCAGGCTACTCCTCCTTTTCCTTACAAGAACAGGAAATGGTGACGGGGGAAGATGATGCAGAAAAAGTCGCTCGACTGGCAGAGCAGCGTGACCTGACGCGCAAAGTTTGGGTGGGCGGCATTATCAGCACGATTTTGGCGATCGGTGGACTGCCCGCAATGACCGGACTGCATATCCCCTTGATTCCCGCATGGCTGCACAACTTCTGGCTTCAGGCGGTGCTGACGGCTCCGGTTCTGTTCTGGTGCGGTCAACAGTTCTTCGTCAACGGCTGGAAAGCGTTTAAACGCCACAACGCCACGATGGATACGCTGATTGCTCTGGGCACTGCCGCCGCTTACTTTTACTCGCTGTTTGTCACTCTTTTCCCTGGATTCCTGATTACTCAAGGGCTGACTCCAGCGGTCTACTACGAGGTGGCGGCGATCGTCATCACGCTGATCCTGCTGGGACGCTTATTCGAGAATCGCGCAAAGGGACAAACCTCGGAAGCTATTCGCAAACTAATGGGTTTGCAGGCACGAACAGCCCGGATTGTTCGCAATGGCAAAGAGCAAGAAGTGCCAATTAACGAGGTGCTGCCAGGAGATATTGTCGCTGTCCGCCCTGGCGAGAAGATTCCGGTTGATGGCGAGATTATTAATGGCGCTTCGACGATCGATGAATCGATGGTGACAGGCGAAAGCGTCCCCGTCAAAAAGCAGGCAGGGGATGAAGTCATCGGCGCGACCATCAACAAAACGGGCAGCTTCCAGTTTCGCGCCACGCGAGTTGGCAAAGATACCTTCCTGGCGCAGATCGTCAAACTGGTGCAGGAAGCGCAGGGGTCAAAAGCCCCAATTCAGCGGCTCGCAGATCGGGTAACGGGCTGGTTTGTCCCGGTTGTGATTGCGATCGCCCTCCTGACCTTCCTGATCTGGTTTAACGTTATGGGCAACCTGACGCTGGCAATCATTACCACGGTTGAAGTGCTGATTATTGCCTGCCCCTGTGCGTTAGGACTCGCCACTCCCACTTCGATTATGGTCGGAACCGGGAAGGGCGCAGAAAACGGCATTTTGATCAAAGGAGCGGAAAGTTTAGAACTTGCCCACAAAATCCAAACGATCGTCCTGGATAAAACGGGAACGCTAACGCAGGGCAAACCGACCGTGACGGATTTCATTACGGTGAACGGAACGGCGAACGGCAATGAGATGAAACTGATTCAACTTGCAGCATCCCTTGAGCGCAATTCGGAGCATCCTTTAGCTGAAGCCGTGGTGCGTTATGCACAATCCCAGCAGGTTGAACTGAAAGACGTTCAGCAGTTTGAGGCAGTCGCCGGAAGCGGGGTTGAAGGCTATGTCTCCGGGCATCTTGTCCAGATCGGGACAGGACGCTGGATGCGTGAACTTAATATTGAGACTCAGGTTCTTCAGGAACGCAAGGAGCAACTGGAAGCAGACGGAAAAACGGCGGTGTGGCTGGCAGTAGATGGCAAGATGCAGGGCGTAATGGGCATTGCCGATGCCCTGAAACCTTCCTCTGTAGCAGCCGTCCGTGCCCTCAAACGCTTGGGATTGCAGGTGGTGATGCTGACGGGTGACAACCAGCGGACTGCCGAGGCGATCGCTCGTGAAGTGGGTATTGTCCGAGTCCTGGCAGAAGTCCGTCCTGACCAGAAAGCCGCTACGGTACAGTCACTCCAGTCTGAAGGCAAAATTGTGGCAATGGTGGGAGACGGGATTAACGATGCGCCTGCTCTGGCTCAAGCCGATGTAGGCATTGCGATCGGAACCGGAACCGATGTGGCGATCGCTGCCAGTGATATCACCCTCATCTCTGGAGACTTACAGGGCATCGTCACCGCCATTCAGCTTTCCCGCGCCACCCTGCGAAACATTCGGCAAAACCTGTTCTTTGCCTTTATTTACAACGTCGCAGGCATTCCGATCGCTGCGGGTATTCTGTATCCCTTCTTTGGCTGGCTCCTCAGCCCCGTAGTTGCCGGTGCAGCAATGGCATTCAGTTCGGTTTCGGTGGTGAGTAATGCTCTGCGGCTGCGGAACTTTCGACCCCAGCATATTCAGTAA
- a CDS encoding DUF305 domain-containing protein — protein MKPKNIAFITIASLSLAVPIALAQRPTNSPANQPMHHGGMMHHGGMMHHGGMMQEMQVSSEFEYLTKMIPHHQEAIDTARLVLAGSDRPEMKRFAEDIIRVQTAEIEQMRQWLREWYPGQNTEVTSTPMMRDLNSLRGDELDQAFLEDMIMHHMGAVMMSQMLLNRNLVQHESVRPFAQQIATSQRQEIRQMQAWLRSWFGVTDGGINEIPRAAVDSETLPDVKDFISVS, from the coding sequence ATGAAACCTAAAAATATTGCCTTTATTACGATCGCCAGTCTCAGCCTTGCCGTTCCCATTGCTCTGGCACAGCGTCCGACTAACTCTCCTGCGAATCAACCCATGCACCACGGCGGCATGATGCACCACGGCGGTATGATGCACCACGGCGGCATGATGCAGGAAATGCAGGTTAGCAGCGAGTTTGAATACCTGACCAAGATGATTCCGCACCATCAAGAAGCGATCGATACTGCGCGACTCGTACTGGCAGGAAGCGATCGTCCCGAAATGAAACGCTTTGCCGAAGACATTATTCGGGTTCAAACGGCTGAAATTGAGCAAATGCGGCAGTGGCTCAGAGAATGGTATCCCGGACAGAATACTGAAGTTACATCGACACCGATGATGCGCGACTTGAACAGTTTACGCGGCGATGAACTGGATCAGGCGTTTTTAGAGGACATGATCATGCACCACATGGGCGCAGTCATGATGTCCCAAATGTTACTCAACCGGAACTTAGTCCAGCATGAGTCCGTCCGTCCTTTTGCTCAACAAATTGCGACGAGCCAGCGTCAGGAAATTAGGCAGATGCAAGCCTGGCTCCGCAGCTGGTTTGGGGTTACGGATGGAGGAATTAATGAAATTCCCCGTGCTGCTGTGGATAGTGAAACTCTGCCGGATGTAAAAGATTTCATCTCCGTTTCATAA
- a CDS encoding DUF305 domain-containing protein — protein sequence MRKTRLFLALGSTVSALIVGLSACANSGSQATAPTSNTAQNSNPSMSMSPGMDHGSMMNMNLGPKDENFDLRFIDGMIPHHQGAVKMAQEALAKSQRPEIKQLAQEIIGAQEKEIAELQTWRKSWYPSVSETPMMYHEQMGHMMPMTQEMRDSMMMNMDLGAADDQFDLRFINAMIPHHQGAIDMANQALQNSDRSEIKTLAQNIISSQQQEINQMEQWRKAWYGQ from the coding sequence ATGAGAAAAACTAGACTCTTTTTAGCACTTGGCAGCACGGTTTCTGCCCTGATTGTGGGATTGTCTGCCTGTGCAAACTCTGGCAGTCAAGCTACTGCGCCCACCAGCAACACGGCTCAGAATTCCAATCCGTCGATGTCTATGAGTCCGGGCATGGATCACGGTTCCATGATGAATATGAACCTGGGACCGAAAGACGAGAATTTTGATCTGCGCTTTATCGACGGTATGATTCCCCACCATCAGGGAGCTGTCAAAATGGCGCAGGAGGCACTGGCGAAGTCTCAGCGTCCCGAAATTAAACAGCTTGCCCAGGAAATTATTGGCGCACAGGAAAAGGAAATTGCTGAACTGCAAACCTGGCGGAAGTCCTGGTATCCCAGCGTGAGCGAGACTCCGATGATGTATCACGAACAAATGGGGCACATGATGCCAATGACGCAGGAAATGCGCGACAGCATGATGATGAATATGGACTTAGGTGCAGCCGATGATCAGTTTGATCTGCGCTTCATCAACGCGATGATTCCGCACCATCAGGGGGCGATCGACATGGCAAATCAGGCACTACAAAACAGCGATCGTTCTGAAATTAAGACTCTGGCTCAAAACATTATTAGCAGCCAGCAGCAGGAGATTAACCAGATGGAGCAGTGGCGGAAAGCCTGGTATGGGCAGTAG
- a CDS encoding glutathionylspermidine synthase family protein gives MKLLHTALKGQPKYQFFDRLSQEAYSNLPADVLTLFEGKGQTYRPYLVFDPLVVSPHFCQAIRKAAEAFWSLATSTAQIFQYLSEAEILEWGYPEDYIPQFLACNTPASEMRLDIAVNPIAFKNDRFQMDDFKVLEANSATPGFWAETFVFNTLIVEHFGYQCPNKQLGESHTQDFIQYLKQSFPAYRHGRDKVYFSFPYAEAHEDILSFDARMGYFQQFGGKAQFLYAEDLVIETDIAKDVTLKAPDGSPVQYLFLHYPNEWLIEEKGEIVSGNDLSSIPAARPWDYLQQLGLEQKLYRVPPIRSEIIQNKGFFAFLWEGIHSDRFDPETQQWIKALIPQTYCTYEEAKSYRLTQVWEKPIYGREGAGIILWENGEEVINTYDPDFDDDDWYRNMLAVFQENCPMPTHAYEDESVLLMFTVYLSSTGKATGIGCRAVPESRRVIDTRQGLWIPVAL, from the coding sequence ATGAAATTACTCCACACTGCTCTGAAGGGTCAGCCCAAATACCAGTTCTTCGATCGCCTATCCCAGGAAGCCTACTCTAATCTGCCTGCGGACGTTCTCACCCTGTTTGAGGGGAAGGGTCAAACCTATCGCCCCTACCTGGTGTTTGATCCGCTGGTAGTCAGCCCTCACTTCTGTCAGGCAATCCGTAAAGCGGCTGAGGCGTTCTGGTCGCTGGCTACGTCTACCGCTCAAATTTTTCAGTACCTCAGCGAAGCCGAGATCCTGGAGTGGGGCTATCCAGAGGACTACATTCCCCAGTTTCTTGCCTGCAACACACCTGCTTCGGAAATGCGGCTGGATATTGCGGTTAACCCGATCGCCTTCAAAAACGATCGGTTTCAGATGGATGACTTTAAGGTGCTGGAAGCGAACTCTGCCACGCCGGGCTTCTGGGCAGAAACCTTCGTGTTTAACACGCTGATTGTCGAACATTTTGGCTATCAGTGTCCTAATAAGCAGCTTGGAGAGAGCCACACCCAGGACTTTATCCAGTACCTTAAGCAGTCCTTTCCTGCCTATCGGCACGGGAGGGATAAGGTCTATTTCTCCTTCCCCTACGCGGAAGCACACGAAGATATCCTGTCATTTGATGCCCGAATGGGATACTTCCAGCAGTTCGGTGGCAAGGCTCAGTTTTTATATGCCGAAGATCTGGTGATTGAAACGGATATTGCCAAAGACGTTACCCTCAAAGCTCCAGATGGGAGTCCAGTGCAATACCTGTTCCTGCACTATCCCAATGAATGGCTGATTGAGGAAAAAGGGGAGATTGTTAGCGGCAATGACTTGAGCAGCATTCCTGCGGCAAGACCCTGGGACTATCTTCAGCAGCTGGGGCTAGAGCAGAAACTCTATCGAGTGCCGCCCATCCGGTCTGAAATCATCCAGAACAAGGGCTTCTTTGCGTTCTTGTGGGAAGGCATTCACTCCGACAGATTTGATCCGGAAACTCAGCAGTGGATCAAAGCGCTTATTCCCCAAACCTACTGCACCTATGAAGAGGCAAAGTCCTACCGCTTAACGCAGGTGTGGGAGAAACCGATCTATGGTCGGGAGGGGGCGGGCATCATCCTCTGGGAAAACGGGGAAGAAGTCATCAATACCTATGATCCTGATTTTGACGATGATGATTGGTACAGGAATATGCTGGCAGTCTTCCAGGAGAACTGTCCGATGCCGACCCACGCGTATGAAGATGAGTCGGTCTTGCTGATGTTCACAGTCTATTTATCGTCCACTGGCAAAGCAACGGGCATTGGTTGTCGAGCTGTTCCTGAATCGAGGCGGGTGATTGATACTCGGCAGGGCTTATGGATTCCCGTTGCCCTATGA
- a CDS encoding heavy metal-responsive transcriptional regulator — translation MSTIAGNRLKIGEVAEMSQLPIKTIRYYEELGLLNPTVSRSESNYRLFEPGVLQRLAFIRQSQGLGLTLREIQDILQVHDAGQLPCDDVKQNLQRKVQQIHEQIASLELLRTQLNQLLEGWQEFPQAQVTEETICPNLDAVPDALPDLTRWQTALKN, via the coding sequence ATGTCTACGATCGCAGGGAATCGACTCAAAATTGGCGAAGTGGCTGAGATGAGTCAGCTGCCCATAAAAACCATTCGCTACTACGAAGAGCTAGGATTGCTGAACCCGACGGTGAGCCGTTCAGAATCCAACTACCGTCTGTTTGAACCCGGTGTTTTACAACGTCTGGCGTTCATCCGGCAATCCCAGGGTTTAGGGCTGACGCTGCGCGAAATTCAAGACATCCTCCAGGTTCACGATGCGGGGCAACTTCCCTGTGATGACGTTAAACAAAACCTTCAGCGTAAGGTGCAGCAAATCCATGAGCAGATTGCATCGCTTGAACTCCTGCGGACTCAATTAAATCAGCTGCTTGAAGGCTGGCAGGAATTTCCTCAGGCTCAGGTGACGGAAGAAACCATTTGCCCCAATCTAGATGCAGTTCCCGATGCCCTTCCTGACCTCACCCGCTGGCAAACTGCCCTAAAAAATTAA
- a CDS encoding heavy-metal-associated domain-containing protein: MTLQLTVPNMACSACATTIMNAVKAIDPMAEVNADPQSKQVNIDTQANETAVREAIAAAGYTVA; this comes from the coding sequence ATGACACTTCAACTAACGGTTCCGAATATGGCTTGCTCGGCTTGTGCCACTACGATTATGAACGCGGTGAAGGCGATCGACCCGATGGCTGAGGTCAACGCCGATCCCCAATCGAAGCAGGTCAATATTGACACTCAGGCGAACGAAACTGCGGTGCGAGAAGCGATCGCTGCTGCGGGATACACCGTTGCCTAA
- the rppA gene encoding two-component system response regulator RppA: MRVLLVEDEPDLGMAIQRALNREKYVVDWVQNGDIAWDYLESNWTEYTVAVFDWLLPGLSGLELCKRLRSRNNPLPVLMLTAKDRMADKVAGLDAGADDYLVKPFGMAELLARLRALQRRSPQLQQPQLQVGAFTLDYGTSTVTLRSSGTPQSITLTAKEFQLLEYFMQHPQQILSRDQLMNRLWEVGAEPMSNVVAAQIRLLRRKLADYGCDHLIETVYGLGYRLNLEGRQ, translated from the coding sequence ATGAGAGTGCTGCTGGTCGAGGATGAACCGGATCTGGGAATGGCAATTCAGCGTGCCCTGAACCGCGAAAAGTACGTGGTGGATTGGGTTCAGAATGGCGATATTGCCTGGGATTATCTGGAGAGCAACTGGACAGAATACACGGTTGCTGTCTTCGACTGGCTGCTACCCGGATTATCGGGTTTAGAGCTATGCAAACGGCTGCGCTCCCGAAATAACCCTTTGCCCGTGCTGATGTTGACGGCAAAAGATCGGATGGCAGACAAAGTCGCTGGACTGGATGCCGGAGCCGACGATTATCTGGTCAAACCCTTTGGCATGGCAGAACTGCTCGCACGACTGCGGGCACTGCAACGGCGATCGCCCCAGCTCCAACAGCCGCAGCTTCAGGTAGGCGCGTTTACCCTGGACTATGGAACATCCACCGTCACCCTGCGATCGAGCGGAACGCCACAAAGCATTACTCTAACGGCTAAAGAGTTCCAGCTTCTGGAATACTTCATGCAGCACCCGCAGCAGATCCTCAGCCGCGATCAGCTCATGAATCGGCTCTGGGAAGTAGGAGCGGAGCCAATGAGTAACGTCGTTGCCGCTCAAATCCGTCTGCTGCGACGAAAACTGGCAGATTATGGCTGCGATCACCTGATTGAAACCGTTTATGGTTTAGGGTATCGGCTGAATCTGGAGGGGCGGCAGTAA
- a CDS encoding cupredoxin domain-containing protein, producing the protein MKSRRLIGTLAGFSLLLGGSGAIALSAMEAGIAAPENGMEMPHGSTSNQEFQKIDQPLGVKLGVTAAGVGLIGLELWWFLGSKPKARKAQSQKGIQELDIAVDGGYEPNRIVVQAGQPVRLNFFRKDPTGCLEQVLIPDFRIAKDLPLNKRTAIEFTPQQPGDYPFTCGMNMYRGVIQVVSSSQPKPSEAQASAAT; encoded by the coding sequence ATGAAGTCTCGTCGATTAATTGGAACGCTTGCAGGCTTTAGTTTGCTGCTGGGAGGCAGTGGGGCAATTGCTTTATCTGCTATGGAGGCAGGCATTGCGGCTCCTGAAAACGGGATGGAGATGCCGCACGGCTCCACTTCCAATCAGGAGTTCCAGAAGATTGACCAACCGCTGGGCGTCAAGCTGGGGGTTACGGCTGCTGGAGTCGGGCTGATCGGACTGGAACTGTGGTGGTTTTTGGGCAGTAAGCCCAAGGCGCGAAAGGCGCAATCTCAAAAAGGAATTCAGGAACTCGATATTGCAGTCGATGGTGGCTATGAACCCAACAGGATTGTGGTTCAGGCAGGGCAACCAGTGCGGCTCAACTTCTTCCGCAAAGATCCCACGGGTTGTTTAGAGCAGGTCTTGATCCCAGACTTTCGGATTGCGAAGGACTTGCCCCTGAACAAACGCACGGCGATCGAATTTACGCCCCAGCAGCCCGGTGACTACCCTTTTACCTGCGGCATGAATATGTATCGCGGCGTGATTCAGGTTGTCAGTTCCAGTCAACCCAAACCCAGCGAAGCGCAAGCTTCAGCAGCGACATAG
- a CDS encoding sensor histidine kinase produces the protein MPHFLQNLLAPGQFIPHGHCYLWHTPLVGLHLLSDALIALSYYGISVFLVALAMKRQDLPFRWLFWLFAGFIVSCGTTHWLEVATLWQPVYWLSGGVKAATALVSVATAIELIPLFPKALALPSQEQLKAINQQLEQEIEERKAIEAALRESERRNAELSAATLKEKDNLLHLFAQYAPAGIAMFDQEMHYLIASQRWADDYEMEPFEALIGRSHYEVRPYMPEQWKQVHQRCLAGATERCEEDLLVRADGIQKLVCWEVRPWYQASGEVGGIIIFSEDITHRKQAERTLQQLNTELEQRVAERTVELTALSDRLREAQEIARIGSWEYDPVTTQISWSDEIFHTFALLPGQPVPSYEQHLKENFLPEDAARLDAAVTRALEQGESYEVDLQIIRSDGATGWIVAKGKPILNADQQVVRLVGTALDITERKTLELEQQRLSQMKDEFLSTVSHELRSPLASIKMAIHLLEIKLGQALPMLERENQVQSQQIWQYLSILHQQCDQELEIVNNLLDLQRLEAGGVTKTLAPIQVLEWIDQVTSAYKERAQERQQQLQLLLPPSSPELNSDSEILTSVLRELLTNACKYTPPGETITVQAQSLESNIKIIVQNSGSFIPQAELSRIFDKFYRIPGGDPWKQGGTGLGLALAKKQIEYLGGLMQVESDPSGVRFVVSLPLDAA, from the coding sequence ATGCCTCACTTTCTCCAAAACCTGCTGGCTCCAGGTCAGTTTATTCCACACGGACATTGCTATTTATGGCACACCCCCCTGGTTGGCTTGCATCTTCTCTCGGATGCCTTGATTGCCCTGTCTTATTACGGAATCTCTGTCTTCCTGGTCGCTTTAGCGATGAAACGGCAAGACCTGCCCTTTCGATGGCTGTTCTGGCTCTTTGCTGGGTTTATTGTTTCATGTGGCACAACTCACTGGTTAGAGGTCGCGACGCTCTGGCAGCCCGTTTACTGGCTTTCTGGAGGGGTGAAAGCGGCTACTGCCTTAGTCTCTGTTGCAACCGCAATAGAACTCATCCCGTTATTTCCTAAAGCTCTGGCACTGCCCAGTCAGGAACAGTTGAAGGCAATTAACCAGCAGCTAGAACAGGAGATTGAAGAACGCAAAGCGATCGAAGCTGCACTGAGAGAGAGTGAACGTCGCAATGCTGAACTATCGGCAGCAACATTGAAGGAGAAAGACAATCTGCTGCACCTGTTCGCCCAATATGCGCCTGCGGGAATTGCCATGTTTGATCAGGAGATGCACTACCTGATAGCCAGCCAGCGGTGGGCAGATGACTATGAAATGGAGCCGTTTGAAGCGCTAATTGGACGATCGCACTATGAGGTTCGTCCCTATATGCCAGAGCAATGGAAACAGGTGCATCAGCGGTGTTTAGCAGGAGCAACTGAACGATGCGAAGAAGACCTGCTTGTCCGAGCAGACGGCATTCAAAAGCTGGTGTGTTGGGAGGTTCGTCCCTGGTATCAGGCATCGGGAGAAGTGGGCGGCATCATCATCTTTTCTGAAGACATCACCCACCGCAAGCAGGCAGAGCGGACGTTGCAACAGCTCAATACTGAACTGGAACAGCGCGTGGCAGAACGGACAGTCGAGCTTACTGCTCTTAGCGATCGCCTCAGAGAAGCCCAGGAAATTGCCCGCATTGGCAGTTGGGAGTACGATCCGGTAACAACCCAAATCAGCTGGTCTGATGAAATCTTTCATACCTTTGCCTTATTGCCGGGGCAACCCGTCCCAAGCTATGAGCAACACTTGAAAGAGAACTTCTTGCCTGAAGATGCGGCACGGCTTGATGCAGCGGTGACACGAGCATTAGAGCAGGGAGAATCCTATGAGGTAGACTTGCAAATCATTCGGTCAGATGGCGCAACGGGCTGGATTGTAGCTAAGGGTAAACCCATCCTCAATGCAGACCAGCAGGTAGTGCGACTGGTGGGGACAGCTTTGGACATTACTGAACGCAAGACCCTTGAGCTAGAGCAGCAGCGGTTGAGCCAGATGAAGGACGAGTTTCTGAGTACTGTCTCCCATGAACTGCGATCGCCCCTTGCCAGTATCAAGATGGCGATTCATCTTCTGGAGATCAAGCTGGGGCAAGCCCTGCCGATGCTGGAAAGGGAGAATCAAGTCCAGTCTCAGCAAATCTGGCAATATTTGAGCATTCTCCACCAGCAATGCGATCAAGAGCTGGAGATTGTAAACAATCTGCTGGATTTACAGCGGCTAGAGGCAGGAGGCGTGACTAAAACCCTTGCCCCAATTCAAGTTCTGGAGTGGATCGATCAGGTGACATCGGCTTACAAAGAACGGGCACAGGAACGACAGCAGCAGTTGCAGCTATTACTTCCTCCCTCATCGCCTGAGCTAAATTCAGACTCTGAGATCCTGACCAGCGTACTGCGAGAGCTGCTGACCAACGCCTGCAAATACACTCCTCCCGGCGAAACGATTACCGTTCAGGCGCAATCCCTAGAAAGCAACATCAAGATCATTGTGCAGAATTCAGGCAGCTTTATTCCTCAAGCAGAGCTATCGCGCATCTTTGACAAGTTCTACCGAATTCCGGGAGGCGATCCCTGGAAGCAAGGCGGGACAGGGCTGGGGCTGGCGCTTGCGAAGAAACAGATTGAATATTTGGGTGGGTTAATGCAGGTGGAAAGCGATCCGTCAGGCGTGAGGTTTGTCGTTAGTTTGCCTCTGGATGCTGCGTAA
- a CDS encoding amidase, giving the protein MTHHPFTAVEFLAEYRSGKISAEDFLTQTLQTIAEQEPAVQAWEYLDPEAALKQSRILDSQSTNRLKTLQGIPIAVKDIFATADMPTGWGTPIHQGTMRGYDAAAVEKLRQAGAIILGKTVTTEYATARPGKTRNPHQPNHTPGGSSSGSAAAVASGMVTLAIGTQTMGSILRPAAYCGVIGFKPSFGSISRYGVMPVCRELDHVGIFARTVSDIQLLCSVLAAPDGRDPDCCGNPGLQHWLKSPAEPDRSNPIHSASDRPLRPLRPLRLALWKTPFWQLIELETQQHFLDCATQLTDSGVEIEAIETPSAFADCYEDTQTLMAVGLAVHHGQDYDRHFDQLSPKLRAWIERGRQTSGIDYGKARQKTVAYSTALAPIFSNYDAILMPVTTGPAPADLEDTGSPIFCTFATLCGLPALSIPAGRAANGLPLAVQLVGQRYNDRTLLQIANEIYPRLQ; this is encoded by the coding sequence ATGACCCATCATCCATTCACGGCAGTCGAATTCCTTGCTGAGTATCGGTCAGGCAAAATTTCAGCGGAGGACTTTCTGACCCAAACGCTTCAGACGATCGCGGAGCAGGAACCCGCAGTTCAGGCGTGGGAATATCTCGATCCAGAAGCAGCCCTGAAGCAGTCGAGAATCCTCGATAGTCAGTCTACCAATCGCCTTAAGACCTTGCAGGGAATTCCGATCGCCGTCAAGGACATCTTTGCCACTGCCGATATGCCGACGGGGTGGGGAACGCCGATTCACCAGGGAACAATGCGTGGATACGATGCGGCGGCTGTGGAGAAATTGCGTCAGGCGGGAGCGATTATTTTAGGTAAAACCGTCACCACGGAGTATGCAACGGCTCGACCCGGCAAAACCCGCAATCCCCATCAGCCAAATCATACGCCCGGAGGCAGTTCTAGTGGTTCAGCCGCAGCGGTAGCCTCTGGAATGGTGACTTTGGCGATCGGCACCCAAACGATGGGATCAATTTTGCGACCCGCTGCCTACTGTGGCGTCATTGGCTTTAAGCCCAGCTTTGGATCGATCTCTCGCTATGGCGTCATGCCCGTTTGTCGGGAGTTGGATCATGTGGGAATCTTTGCCCGCACCGTTAGCGATATCCAGCTTCTCTGCTCCGTGCTTGCGGCACCCGACGGACGCGACCCCGACTGCTGCGGTAATCCAGGCTTACAGCATTGGCTGAAATCGCCCGCAGAACCCGATCGGAGCAACCCAATTCATTCAGCTTCCGATCGCCCTCTGCGCCCTCTGCGCCCCCTGCGCCTCGCCCTCTGGAAAACTCCTTTCTGGCAGCTCATCGAACTGGAAACCCAGCAGCATTTCCTCGACTGCGCCACCCAACTAACGGACTCCGGTGTGGAAATTGAGGCGATCGAAACCCCCTCTGCTTTTGCAGACTGCTATGAAGATACCCAGACGCTGATGGCGGTAGGATTGGCGGTGCATCATGGGCAAGACTACGATCGCCATTTCGATCAGCTTTCGCCCAAACTGCGGGCATGGATTGAAAGGGGCAGACAAACTTCAGGCATAGACTACGGCAAAGCACGCCAGAAAACGGTTGCCTACAGCACGGCACTCGCTCCAATCTTTTCAAACTACGACGCTATCCTGATGCCCGTCACTACTGGACCTGCCCCCGCCGATCTGGAGGACACTGGCTCCCCCATATTCTGCACCTTTGCGACGCTCTGTGGCTTACCTGCCCTCAGTATTCCCGCCGGTCGGGCTGCGAATGGTTTGCCGCTTGCAGTACAGCTTGTTGGACAACGGTACAACGATCGCACCTTGCTTCAGATCGCAAATGAAATATACCCGCGATTGCAATAG